A region from the Paludicola sp. MB14-C6 genome encodes:
- a CDS encoding ABC transporter ATP-binding protein gives MSILLSTNELYKIYHTNEIEVKAVNNVSIAIEKEKFTILNGRSGSGKTTLINLLGGLDEETSGDVFIDDINITKLNDKQKDKIRREKIGFVFQSVALMSMMTAYENVELSLRIANINSKLRKQRVMDCLRLVGLEKKALHKPTQLSGGEQQRVAIARAIAHKPSIIFADEPTAELDTTTGISIVKLFKDLIRQEGATIVMTTHDPDMMSIADKVYTLQDGEIINE, from the coding sequence ATGAGTATATTACTAAGCACGAATGAACTTTATAAGATATATCATACGAATGAAATCGAAGTAAAAGCTGTTAATAACGTTAGTATTGCAATTGAAAAAGAAAAGTTTACAATTTTGAATGGTCGTTCTGGTTCCGGAAAAACCACTCTCATTAACTTACTTGGTGGATTAGATGAAGAAACCTCCGGCGATGTGTTCATAGACGATATTAACATTACCAAGCTAAACGACAAGCAAAAGGATAAAATACGCAGAGAAAAAATAGGCTTTGTGTTTCAATCTGTAGCTTTAATGTCCATGATGACCGCATATGAGAATGTTGAACTCAGTTTAAGAATTGCCAATATCAATTCAAAGCTAAGAAAGCAGCGTGTTATGGATTGTTTAAGGTTGGTTGGATTGGAAAAGAAAGCACTACACAAGCCTACACAGCTTTCTGGCGGAGAACAGCAAAGAGTTGCAATTGCAAGAGCAATTGCCCATAAGCCAAGTATTATCTTTGCAGATGAGCCAACCGCAGAGCTAGATACAACCACAGGTATTTCTATTGTTAAGCTGTTTAAAGACCTCATTAGGCAAGAAGGCGCTACTATTGTTATGACAACACATGACCCTGATATGATGAGTATTGCCGACAAAGTATATACGCTACAGGATGGTGAGATAATCAATGAGTAA
- a CDS encoding ABC transporter permease, with amino-acid sequence MFLVSLKKLLKNKWLTLCLFLGCFLIVAVASSIPTYTAGIFSKVLVKEMESAQKESELYPGVISINAKYGWSAQDKAHGFKQYESNYKLINDCLSRNELSQLGNINRFDTLESGSYMAYQLTDQVKMNNSISKLNRIIGTTKIEDYIKIVKGEMYKPGLKDGCYEVIADAKSLKESKLVVGKTYQFAFSKNNVYKNKPYKIKITGVYEMKNPDDPFWFDGFEKYEQSIFLMDYNTLLNTMIKNDKFLITNSSTNLIYDYHNISISNVASTATKLEDIAASLQNNNTVKIPIMSKLVYYRDRQAWLTKLILLLNIPLCLILLFYIFTMAKLFVGYDENEIAVLKSRGATTFQVVKLYIIEFSLISIIALLFGIPFGMYLAGFIGYSNGFLSFVNRTAIHSPLSLPIILYALTSAAVFILTSLVPILFACKKNILSHKQQRNAKTKTPLWKLACLDIIFLGISFYGLYLYNNENKALLASNTAKTTNNPLIFIMSSLFIIGACLFALRIYPYLIKFIHWCGKKIWPAAIHVSMINLSRNKRTGSLLVLFLAFTISSGIFNAATARSINKNQEDQIRLSNGADIVLEISRTADFYAKINEDITRPVYITEFPINQIKNLKGVQAVSKVYSSSTMTTPTMQQGLHMLSVQPQQFSQVVWSRDDMNPYHINEYLNALAENPKGCFISPELLKKEEKKIGDTIFLQDENFYYPRVLQMTILGTIDRLPGYETFRTNSDNYFALTNFDYVFSLKTGVPYKHWIKLDKDVSTKEFYDSISDNKLLLNELVNTREQVIENVKNNPNIQGLNGTLSLSFILSLVITCTGLLLYWVIDVKSRSLQFSVLRSMGVSKRSLNSMLAFEQFIIAGFAIICGVLIGGLASTLFVHPISMFLNVKSQLLPFITLIQIGDYLRIFVVVILLLIVCLATIMSIVNRLNIASTLKLGED; translated from the coding sequence ATGTTTTTGGTTTCTCTCAAAAAGCTATTGAAAAACAAATGGCTCACTTTATGCTTGTTTTTAGGCTGCTTTCTGATTGTTGCAGTTGCAAGTAGTATTCCAACCTATACCGCCGGAATATTTTCTAAAGTTTTAGTAAAGGAAATGGAATCAGCACAAAAAGAATCAGAACTATATCCCGGTGTTATTTCCATTAATGCAAAGTATGGTTGGTCTGCACAGGACAAAGCACATGGATTTAAGCAATATGAAAGCAATTATAAACTAATCAATGACTGCTTATCACGAAATGAATTAAGCCAGCTAGGTAACATTAACCGTTTTGACACGCTGGAATCCGGCTCTTATATGGCTTATCAACTTACAGATCAAGTAAAAATGAATAACAGCATCAGTAAACTAAATCGTATAATAGGAACCACTAAAATTGAAGATTATATCAAAATTGTGAAGGGCGAAATGTATAAACCCGGATTAAAAGATGGTTGCTATGAAGTAATTGCCGATGCAAAATCGCTAAAAGAAAGTAAACTCGTTGTTGGAAAAACATATCAATTTGCTTTTTCTAAAAATAATGTTTACAAAAACAAACCATATAAAATAAAGATTACCGGCGTTTACGAAATGAAGAATCCTGATGATCCTTTTTGGTTTGACGGTTTTGAAAAATATGAGCAATCTATATTTTTAATGGACTATAACACCTTATTAAATACTATGATTAAAAATGATAAATTTTTAATTACCAATTCCAGTACAAACTTGATTTACGATTATCATAATATATCAATTAGCAATGTTGCATCTACTGCGACAAAACTTGAAGACATTGCCGCATCTTTACAAAATAACAACACAGTTAAAATCCCAATCATGTCTAAATTGGTTTATTATCGAGATCGTCAAGCATGGTTAACGAAACTTATTTTATTACTCAATATTCCTCTTTGCTTAATCCTATTGTTTTATATATTTACTATGGCAAAACTATTTGTTGGATATGATGAAAATGAAATTGCTGTACTAAAAAGTAGAGGTGCAACAACATTCCAAGTTGTCAAGCTTTATATCATTGAGTTTTCATTAATATCAATAATTGCATTACTTTTTGGCATACCGTTTGGAATGTATTTAGCCGGATTTATTGGATACTCCAATGGCTTTTTAAGCTTTGTAAACCGTACTGCTATACATAGTCCATTAAGCTTGCCTATTATACTATATGCCTTAACCAGTGCAGCTGTATTCATTTTAACAAGCCTTGTTCCTATTTTATTTGCATGTAAAAAGAATATTTTATCACATAAACAACAACGCAATGCAAAAACAAAAACTCCATTATGGAAGCTTGCTTGTTTAGATATCATTTTCTTAGGGATTTCGTTTTATGGACTTTATTTGTACAACAACGAGAATAAAGCCTTATTAGCAAGCAATACAGCAAAAACAACGAATAATCCCCTTATCTTTATTATGTCATCACTTTTTATTATTGGTGCTTGTTTATTTGCTTTACGTATCTATCCATACTTAATCAAATTCATACATTGGTGTGGTAAGAAAATTTGGCCTGCTGCAATACACGTATCAATGATTAACTTATCCAGAAATAAGCGAACAGGTTCACTATTGGTTTTATTTTTAGCATTTACAATTAGTTCAGGTATTTTTAATGCTGCTACTGCTCGTTCCATCAATAAAAATCAAGAAGATCAAATTAGATTAAGCAATGGTGCTGATATTGTATTAGAAATTTCACGAACAGCCGATTTTTATGCTAAAATAAATGAAGACATAACAAGACCAGTTTATATAACTGAATTTCCTATAAATCAAATAAAGAATTTAAAAGGTGTTCAAGCGGTTTCTAAAGTATATTCAAGCTCAACAATGACTACTCCAACTATGCAACAAGGTCTTCATATGTTGTCTGTTCAGCCTCAGCAATTTTCCCAAGTCGTTTGGTCAAGAGATGATATGAATCCTTATCATATCAATGAATACCTAAACGCACTTGCGGAAAACCCAAAAGGTTGTTTTATTTCACCTGAATTATTAAAAAAAGAAGAGAAGAAAATCGGTGATACAATCTTTTTGCAAGATGAAAATTTCTATTATCCACGTGTTTTGCAAATGACCATCTTAGGTACTATTGATAGACTTCCAGGATATGAAACCTTCCGTACGAATTCAGATAACTACTTCGCTTTAACCAACTTTGATTATGTCTTTTCATTAAAAACAGGCGTTCCTTATAAGCATTGGATTAAATTAGATAAAGATGTTTCAACCAAAGAATTTTATGATAGTATTAGCGATAATAAACTATTATTAAACGAGTTAGTTAATACAAGAGAGCAAGTAATTGAAAATGTAAAAAACAATCCGAATATTCAAGGCCTTAATGGTACATTAAGTTTGTCCTTTATCTTGTCACTCGTTATTACTTGTACCGGTTTGCTTTTATATTGGGTTATTGATGTGAAATCCCGATCACTCCAATTTAGTGTATTACGATCAATGGGCGTTTCTAAACGCAGTTTAAACAGTATGCTAGCATTTGAACAATTCATCATTGCAGGTTTTGCTATCATATGTGGCGTACTCATTGGAGGGCTGGCTTCTACCCTATTTGTTCATCCAATTAGTATGTTCTTGAATGTAAAATCACAGCTTTTACCGTTTATCACACTAATTCAAATAGGCGATTATTTAAGAATATTTGTTGTTGTTATTTTGTTACTGATAGTTTGTCTTGCAACCATTATGTCTATTGTAAACAGACTCAATATTGCATCTACATTAAAACTTGGTGAGGACTAA